Proteins encoded by one window of Yersinia massiliensis:
- the pdeH gene encoding cyclic-guanylate-specific phosphodiesterase translates to MATKLMMTNKVSGLLAPSFAAIDRNKGQSFWRQCQRRYTFQPIYRTSGALLAIELLTAVFHPSSPDTRLNPEDYFNAISIGDRLNVVLEQLNMIKQWHAIFVHHSVLVSINIDGQALMAMQDDRQAKLLIDAMPYVRFELLEHVDTSLDTPFARIAEADRLWLDDFGSGMANFTSFLSWRYEYIKVARDLFIVLQESDVGNQLFFTLITLMDRYSKGVIVEGVETSQEWAMVQRSDAAAAQGYYLSRPTSFDRLQALPMLFCG, encoded by the coding sequence ATGGCGACTAAACTGATGATGACGAATAAAGTATCAGGTTTGCTAGCGCCATCCTTTGCCGCCATTGATCGTAATAAAGGACAGAGCTTCTGGCGGCAATGTCAGCGTCGGTACACTTTTCAACCTATCTATCGCACATCCGGAGCGTTACTGGCGATCGAGTTACTCACGGCTGTTTTTCACCCTTCATCGCCGGATACTCGCCTGAATCCGGAGGATTACTTCAATGCCATCAGTATCGGTGACCGCTTAAATGTGGTGCTGGAACAGCTGAACATGATCAAGCAGTGGCACGCGATATTTGTTCACCACTCCGTGTTGGTTTCGATCAACATCGATGGTCAGGCGTTAATGGCGATGCAAGATGACAGACAGGCCAAACTGTTGATAGACGCTATGCCTTATGTCCGCTTTGAATTACTCGAGCATGTCGATACCTCCCTTGATACCCCCTTTGCGCGCATTGCAGAAGCCGATCGTCTGTGGCTGGACGATTTTGGTAGTGGGATGGCGAACTTCACTTCATTCCTGAGTTGGCGCTATGAGTACATCAAAGTTGCCCGTGATCTGTTTATCGTTTTGCAAGAAAGTGATGTCGGGAACCAACTGTTTTTCACGCTAATCACCTTGATGGATCGCTACAGTAAAGGGGTGATTGTTGAAGGCGTAGAAACCTCACAAGAGTGGGCCATGGTACAGCGTTCTGATGCCGCAGCAGCGCAAGGTTATTACCTTTCTCGGCCCACCTCATTTGATCGATTACAGGCACTGCCCATGCTGTTTTGTGGCTAA
- a CDS encoding 2-hydroxymuconate tautomerase family protein, producing MPYVNIKITREGATAEQKKQLIAGVTQLLVDTLGKNPATTVVVIDEVDTDNWGIGGQCVTDLRKSS from the coding sequence ATGCCTTATGTAAATATTAAGATTACTCGCGAAGGGGCCACGGCTGAACAGAAAAAACAGCTGATCGCTGGCGTGACTCAACTGTTAGTCGACACCTTGGGTAAAAACCCAGCAACGACCGTGGTGGTGATTGATGAGGTGGATACTGATAACTGGGGGATTGGTGGTCAGTGTGTCACTGACCTTCGAAAATCGTCATAA
- a CDS encoding ASCH domain-containing protein, whose product MNNKIIAQRYPDALQWAFGDSPEMADELAQLVISGAKTATCGSYAAYKSVASPGIGDHNIVLNSRNEPVCVIQTVALTLVRFCDVTAEMAAKEGEGDKSLAYWQKEHQAFFTREGDFSPEMLLVFEEFKLIEIFD is encoded by the coding sequence ATGAATAACAAGATAATCGCACAGCGATACCCTGATGCCTTGCAGTGGGCGTTTGGTGATAGCCCTGAAATGGCAGATGAACTGGCACAACTGGTCATTAGTGGTGCTAAAACAGCGACATGCGGCTCTTATGCGGCCTATAAGTCAGTGGCTTCGCCGGGCATTGGCGATCATAATATTGTCTTGAATAGCCGCAATGAGCCGGTTTGTGTTATCCAGACAGTGGCCTTAACGCTGGTACGTTTTTGCGATGTGACCGCAGAGATGGCCGCGAAAGAGGGGGAGGGTGATAAAAGTCTGGCGTACTGGCAGAAGGAGCATCAGGCCTTTTTTACCCGTGAGGGGGATTTCTCGCCTGAAATGTTGCTGGTCTTTGAAGAATTTAAGCTCATTGAGATTTTTGATTAG
- the gorA gene encoding glutathione-disulfide reductase codes for MTKHYDYLAIGGGSGGIASINRAAMYGKKCALIEAKQLGGTCVNVGCVPKKVMWHAAQIAEAIHLYGPDYGFDTTVNHFDWKKLVANRTAYIDRIHQSYERGLGNNKVDVIQGFARFVDAHTVEVNGEKITADHILIATGGRPSHPDIPGAEYGIDSDGFFDLDEMPKRVAVVGAGYIAVEIAGVLNGLGTETHLFVRKHAPLRSFDPLIVDTLLEVMNTEGPTLHTESVPKAVIKNADGSLTLQLENGTAVTVDHLIWAIGREPATDNLNLAASGVKTNDKGYIEVDKFQNTNVPGVYAVGDNTGAVELTPVAVAAGRRLSERLFNNKPDEHLDYSNIPTVVFSHPPIGTIGLTEPQAREKFGDDQVKVYKSSFTAMYSAVTQHRQPCRMKLVCVGAEEKIVGIHGIGFGMDEILQGFAVAVKMGATKKDFDNTVAIHPTAAEEFVTMR; via the coding sequence ATGACCAAACATTACGACTATCTAGCAATTGGCGGTGGCAGTGGCGGAATTGCGTCGATCAACCGGGCAGCTATGTATGGTAAAAAATGTGCGCTGATCGAAGCTAAACAGCTCGGCGGCACCTGTGTGAATGTCGGTTGTGTACCGAAAAAAGTCATGTGGCATGCTGCGCAAATTGCCGAAGCCATTCATTTGTATGGCCCTGATTACGGCTTTGATACTACCGTGAATCATTTCGATTGGAAGAAACTGGTCGCCAATCGTACTGCTTACATCGATCGTATCCACCAATCTTATGAGCGCGGTTTAGGCAATAATAAGGTGGATGTGATTCAAGGATTCGCACGTTTTGTTGATGCACATACCGTGGAAGTTAACGGTGAAAAAATCACCGCCGATCACATTCTGATCGCCACCGGTGGTCGCCCAAGCCATCCGGATATCCCCGGCGCTGAATATGGTATCGATTCCGATGGTTTCTTTGATTTGGATGAAATGCCAAAACGCGTTGCTGTCGTGGGCGCGGGCTATATCGCGGTCGAAATCGCGGGTGTGCTCAATGGGTTAGGCACCGAAACGCACCTGTTTGTTCGCAAACATGCACCGTTGCGCTCGTTCGATCCGTTGATTGTGGACACACTGCTGGAAGTGATGAACACCGAAGGGCCGACACTGCATACCGAATCTGTTCCTAAAGCGGTTATCAAAAATGCAGATGGCAGCCTAACGCTGCAATTGGAAAATGGCACAGCAGTGACTGTCGATCACCTCATTTGGGCGATTGGCCGTGAACCGGCAACAGACAACCTGAATCTGGCTGCCAGTGGCGTCAAAACCAATGATAAAGGCTATATCGAGGTTGATAAGTTCCAGAATACCAACGTCCCTGGTGTTTATGCTGTCGGTGATAACACCGGTGCAGTTGAACTGACTCCTGTGGCAGTCGCAGCAGGTCGCCGCTTGTCTGAGCGCCTGTTCAACAACAAGCCTGATGAGCATTTGGACTACAGCAATATCCCGACGGTCGTTTTCAGCCACCCACCTATCGGCACCATTGGCCTGACCGAGCCGCAAGCTCGCGAGAAGTTTGGTGACGATCAGGTGAAAGTGTACAAGTCGTCGTTCACGGCAATGTACAGCGCAGTCACTCAGCACCGTCAACCTTGCCGCATGAAGTTAGTCTGCGTGGGCGCAGAAGAGAAGATTGTTGGCATCCATGGTATTGGTTTCGGGATGGATGAGATCCTGCAAGGTTTCGCCGTAGCGGTGAAGATGGGCGCAACCAAGAAAGATTTCGACAACACTGTCGCAATCCACCCAACCGCCGCCGAAGAGTTTGTTACCATGCGCTAA
- the prlC gene encoding oligopeptidase A: protein MTNPLLTPFSLPPFSAIRPEDIVPAVKSALDECRQTVERVVAQSGPFTWDNLCQPLAETDDRLSRIWSPVGHLNSVKNSPELRTAYEQSLPLLSEYGTWVGQHKGLYQAYVSLKEGPGFDALTAPQRKAVENALRDFQLSGIGLAPEQQKRYGEIVARLSELGSTYSNNVLDATMGWSKLITDVEQLKGLPESALAAAKAMAEAKEQDGWLLTLDMPSYLPVLTYADNAELREEMYRAFATRASDQGPNAGKWDNSEIMAEILTLRHELAQLLGFNSYADKSLATKMAENPQQVLGFLNDLAKRARPQAEQELAQLQAFAEKQYGVSELAAWDITYYSEKQKQHLFSISDEQLRPYFPEQRVVEGLFEVVKRIYGITAKERHDVDTWHPDVRFFELYDASGDLRGSFYLDLYAREHKRGGAWMDDCVGSLRLANGQLQKPVAYLTCNFNGPVGGKPALFTHNEVTTLFHEFGHGLHHMLTKIDTAGVSGINGVPWDAVELPSQFMENWCWEPEALAFISGHYETHEPLPQEMLDKLLAAKNYQAALFILRQLEFGLFDFRMHYEFDPLTGAQILPILYEVKKQVAVVPSPTWGRFPHAFSHIFAGGYAAGYYSYLWAEVLSADAFSRFEEEGIFNAATGQSFLDEILSRGGSEEPMTLFKRFRGREPQLDAMLRHYGIKG from the coding sequence ATGACAAATCCGCTGTTGACCCCGTTCTCCCTGCCGCCATTTTCTGCTATTCGCCCTGAAGATATCGTGCCTGCGGTGAAATCCGCTCTGGATGAATGCCGTCAAACGGTGGAGCGGGTTGTTGCCCAATCAGGGCCTTTCACTTGGGATAACCTGTGCCAACCATTGGCTGAAACAGATGACCGCTTATCACGGATCTGGTCACCGGTTGGGCATTTAAACTCCGTGAAGAATAGTCCGGAATTACGGACTGCTTATGAACAAAGCCTGCCGCTGCTGTCGGAATACGGCACTTGGGTCGGGCAACACAAAGGTTTGTATCAAGCCTATGTCAGCCTGAAAGAAGGGCCAGGGTTTGATGCGTTGACGGCCCCGCAGCGCAAAGCTGTTGAAAACGCACTGCGCGACTTCCAGTTGTCCGGTATTGGTCTGGCACCTGAGCAGCAAAAACGCTATGGCGAAATTGTGGCTCGCCTGTCTGAATTAGGCTCGACTTATAGCAATAACGTGCTTGATGCCACTATGGGTTGGAGCAAGCTGATTACCGATGTCGAGCAACTTAAAGGGCTGCCAGAGAGCGCATTAGCTGCCGCTAAAGCGATGGCAGAAGCCAAAGAGCAAGATGGCTGGTTGTTGACGCTGGATATGCCAAGTTATTTGCCCGTGCTGACTTACGCCGATAACGCCGAACTGCGCGAAGAGATGTATCGCGCCTTTGCAACTCGCGCCTCTGATCAAGGGCCAAATGCAGGTAAGTGGGATAACAGCGAAATCATGGCTGAAATCCTCACGTTACGCCATGAATTGGCACAGCTACTGGGCTTTAATAGCTATGCCGATAAATCGCTGGCGACCAAAATGGCCGAGAACCCACAGCAGGTATTGGGCTTCTTAAATGATTTGGCGAAACGCGCCCGCCCACAGGCGGAGCAAGAGCTGGCACAGTTACAGGCATTTGCTGAAAAACAGTATGGCGTCAGTGAGTTAGCGGCTTGGGATATTACCTATTATTCCGAGAAACAAAAACAGCACTTGTTCTCCATCAGCGATGAACAATTGCGGCCCTATTTCCCAGAACAGCGTGTGGTTGAAGGGCTGTTTGAAGTGGTTAAACGCATTTACGGGATCACCGCGAAAGAGCGCCACGATGTCGATACTTGGCATCCAGATGTGCGTTTCTTCGAACTCTATGACGCCAGTGGCGATCTGCGTGGCAGCTTCTATCTTGATTTGTATGCCCGTGAGCATAAGCGCGGCGGAGCTTGGATGGATGATTGTGTCGGCAGCCTGCGTTTGGCGAACGGCCAGTTACAAAAACCCGTGGCCTACCTGACCTGTAACTTTAACGGGCCAGTCGGCGGTAAACCGGCGCTCTTTACCCATAACGAAGTCACCACGCTGTTCCATGAATTTGGCCATGGCTTGCATCATATGTTGACCAAAATTGATACAGCGGGTGTGTCGGGTATCAATGGCGTGCCGTGGGATGCGGTCGAATTACCAAGCCAGTTTATGGAAAACTGGTGCTGGGAGCCGGAAGCGCTGGCATTTATTTCGGGTCATTACGAAACTCACGAACCGTTGCCGCAAGAGATGCTAGATAAACTGCTGGCGGCGAAAAACTACCAAGCAGCGCTGTTTATTTTACGCCAACTGGAGTTTGGGCTGTTTGATTTCCGTATGCATTACGAGTTCGATCCACTGACGGGCGCACAGATCTTGCCGATCTTGTATGAAGTGAAAAAACAGGTCGCGGTTGTGCCATCGCCAACGTGGGGCCGCTTCCCACATGCCTTTAGCCATATCTTTGCTGGGGGGTATGCCGCCGGTTATTACAGCTATCTGTGGGCGGAAGTACTTTCGGCTGATGCGTTCTCGCGCTTTGAAGAAGAAGGGATTTTCAACGCAGCAACGGGGCAATCCTTCCTCGATGAAATTCTGTCCCGTGGCGGCTCAGAAGAGCCAATGACGTTGTTCAAGCGCTTCCGTGGCCGTGAGCCGCAGTTGGATGCTATGCTGCGCCATTACGGTATCAAGGGCTAG
- the yhjD gene encoding inner membrane protein YhjD — protein sequence MPNAPKNSAAPLSSSIESGKKAISYMTRMTLRVKKYPAVAHLIRATDRFNDRLGSQFGAAITYFSFLSLIPILMVSFAAVGFVLASNPDLLAELINKIVNTISDPSLAATLKNTVNTAIQQRTTVGLTGLAIALYSGISWMGNLREAIRAQSRDIWERNPQDQEKFYYRYARDFVSLIGLVVALIITLSLTSIAGAAQSAIVNALGLGDIEWLRPAMTLIAMSISIAANYLLFLWIFWILPRHKPKKKALLRGTLIAAIGFEIIKFIMTMMLPRLASSPSGAAFGSVIGLMAFFYFFARLTLFCAAWIATAQYAEDDTLLPSSGEKTR from the coding sequence ATGCCGAACGCACCGAAAAACAGCGCCGCACCACTGTCGTCGAGCATTGAATCGGGTAAGAAAGCGATTTCTTATATGACACGGATGACACTGCGAGTGAAAAAATATCCAGCTGTTGCCCACCTTATCCGCGCCACAGATCGTTTTAATGATCGATTAGGTAGCCAGTTTGGGGCTGCTATTACGTATTTTTCGTTTTTGTCACTGATCCCCATTTTGATGGTTTCTTTCGCCGCCGTGGGTTTTGTTCTGGCATCAAACCCTGACCTACTGGCTGAATTAATTAATAAAATCGTGAATACCATCAGTGATCCCTCGCTAGCAGCCACCCTCAAAAATACGGTCAATACCGCTATTCAGCAGCGGACCACGGTCGGGTTGACTGGCTTAGCGATTGCGCTCTATTCCGGTATTAGTTGGATGGGGAATCTACGTGAAGCTATCCGCGCTCAGTCACGGGATATCTGGGAACGTAACCCGCAGGATCAGGAGAAATTCTATTATCGCTATGCCCGCGATTTTGTCTCGCTCATCGGGTTAGTTGTCGCGCTGATTATCACGCTCTCACTGACGTCTATCGCGGGCGCTGCACAATCAGCCATCGTCAATGCATTAGGGCTGGGGGATATTGAATGGCTACGACCTGCCATGACCTTGATTGCAATGTCGATCTCAATAGCGGCTAATTATCTGTTATTTTTATGGATATTCTGGATTCTGCCGCGACATAAACCGAAGAAAAAAGCCTTGCTGCGCGGTACGCTAATTGCGGCTATCGGCTTTGAAATCATCAAATTTATTATGACCATGATGCTGCCACGCCTTGCTAGTTCACCGTCTGGCGCAGCATTTGGTTCCGTGATTGGTTTGATGGCCTTTTTCTACTTCTTTGCTCGATTGACCCTCTTTTGCGCCGCTTGGATAGCCACGGCCCAATATGCTGAGGATGACACCTTACTGCCAAGTTCAGGCGAAAAAACACGTTAG
- a CDS encoding 23S rRNA (adenine(2030)-N(6))-methyltransferase RlmJ — protein MLSYRHSFHAGNHADVLKHTVQSLIIESLKEKEKPFLYLDTHAGAGRYQLSGEHAERTGEYLEGIGKLWQRDDLPEDLAPYMSAIHYFNRAEKLRYYPGSPLIARHLLREDDRIHLTELHPSDYPLLRNEFAKDERAKVQRADGYQQLKSQLPPASRRGFILIDPPYEMKTDYQDVVKGIQEGYKRFATGTYALWYPVVLRQQIKRLLRDLEATGIRRILQIELAVRPDSDQHGMTASGMIVINPPWKLEQQMNTLLPWLHKALVPSGHGHTLVKWVVPE, from the coding sequence ATGCTCAGTTACCGCCATAGTTTTCACGCTGGCAACCATGCCGACGTCCTTAAACATACCGTTCAAAGCCTGATTATTGAGTCTTTGAAAGAGAAAGAAAAACCCTTTCTGTATTTGGATACCCACGCGGGTGCCGGTCGCTACCAACTGAGTGGTGAGCATGCAGAACGCACGGGTGAATACCTTGAGGGCATCGGCAAATTGTGGCAACGCGATGACTTACCGGAAGATTTAGCCCCGTACATGAGCGCTATCCACTATTTTAACCGTGCCGAGAAGTTGCGTTATTACCCAGGCTCACCATTGATCGCACGCCATTTATTGCGTGAAGATGACAGAATTCATCTGACCGAACTGCACCCGAGCGATTATCCGTTGCTGCGCAATGAATTCGCCAAAGATGAGCGTGCAAAAGTTCAACGTGCCGATGGCTATCAACAGCTTAAGTCGCAGTTACCGCCTGCGTCTCGCCGTGGTTTCATTCTGATTGATCCGCCTTATGAGATGAAAACAGATTATCAGGACGTGGTGAAAGGTATTCAGGAAGGCTATAAGCGCTTTGCAACCGGCACCTATGCTTTATGGTATCCAGTGGTCTTGCGTCAGCAAATCAAACGCTTATTGCGGGATCTCGAAGCCACGGGTATTCGCCGTATTTTGCAAATTGAACTGGCGGTTCGCCCTGACAGCGACCAGCACGGTATGACGGCTTCTGGCATGATTGTGATCAATCCACCTTGGAAACTCGAGCAGCAAATGAACACGCTGCTGCCATGGCTACATAAAGCACTCGTACCGTCCGGCCATGGTCATACACTGGTGAAATGGGTAGTACCTGAATAA
- a CDS encoding CDP-diacylglycerol diphosphatase, protein MSRAIKKTEFRGIILVLIAIIGLFAAYQTRSNHADALWRIVSQQCVPNMEANHDSQPCIEVDTQGGFVVYKDMHGPLQYLLMPTAKISGIESPQILAANSPNYFWDAWQARHFMADKYGAPIDDSIISLTINSQFGRSQNQLHIHISCLKPEVKTALAAQVADFSPQWQPLAGGLLGHDYFVRRTTAIELQHLGAFRLLADEVSGAKDQMGNYGLAMTALPNGEFLLLASKTSMSKLHRASVEELQDHACQLLPQPPIH, encoded by the coding sequence ATGTCACGTGCGATAAAAAAAACGGAATTTAGAGGGATTATATTGGTGTTGATAGCGATTATTGGACTGTTTGCAGCCTATCAAACGCGCTCTAATCATGCCGATGCATTGTGGCGAATTGTCAGCCAACAATGTGTACCGAATATGGAAGCCAATCATGACTCGCAGCCTTGCATTGAGGTTGATACTCAGGGGGGGTTTGTGGTGTACAAAGATATGCATGGGCCATTGCAATATTTATTGATGCCGACGGCAAAAATCAGCGGTATAGAAAGCCCTCAGATACTCGCGGCCAACAGCCCAAACTACTTTTGGGATGCTTGGCAAGCTCGCCACTTTATGGCTGATAAGTATGGCGCGCCAATTGATGATTCAATTATCTCCCTCACCATTAATTCGCAATTTGGCCGCTCTCAGAATCAGTTACATATTCATATCTCTTGCCTGAAACCAGAGGTAAAAACGGCGCTAGCAGCGCAAGTGGCCGATTTCAGCCCACAATGGCAGCCCTTAGCCGGCGGCCTATTGGGCCATGATTATTTCGTTCGGCGCACCACAGCAATCGAATTACAACATTTAGGCGCGTTTCGCTTACTCGCCGATGAAGTCTCTGGGGCAAAAGACCAGATGGGTAATTATGGTTTAGCCATGACAGCTTTGCCGAACGGTGAATTTTTGCTGCTTGCCAGTAAAACCAGTATGTCGAAGCTACATCGTGCATCAGTGGAGGAGTTGCAGGATCACGCTTGTCAGTTGCTCCCCCAACCACCGATACACTAG
- a CDS encoding AsmA family protein yields the protein MTKTGKVLTGIGGVIVLLVVAMIVFVMTFDWNRLKPTINEKVSTELQRPFAIRGNLGVDWSRKGDEPGWRGWVPWPHIHAEDLVLGNPPDLVSDKKAGDKTASAAFPSGEMVTLKRVDASIAPLALLAKEVWIPRIWLTQPDAHLLRLADGKNNWTFHLANSPTEGENTASSWSVNIDDIVFDRGEINLNDATLKADLHAVIDPLGKPLPFAEVTGTDNKEKKGQQAANNGQSNTEDYIFGWKVDGKYQGQPLTGSGKIGGMLSMSDASRPFPLQADLRSGSTRIVVAGTLTDPGNLAGLDLQLKFSGASLDNLYPLIGVLLPATPPYNTDGRLVASLKQAGGAVYRYENFNGKIGDSDIHGDLTYAASQPRPKLTGKMSSEKLRFADLAPLIGADSNQEKANRGERNRQPANKVLPTEKFDTKSWDVMDADVTYAAKRIERDKSLPLSNLSTHVVLNNGELLLDPLRFGMAGGNLNATLRLNGNKNPMQGKVDLHARKLQLKELLPEVTAMRNSLGQLNGDASFTASGNSVAALLATSNGNLRLLLNQGLISRSLMELLGLNVGNYLVAKLFGDDEVKINCAVADIQLRNGLATPRLFVIDTENAIINVTGNINFATERLDLSIDPESKGLRILTLRSPLYVKGTFKQPDAGVKAGPLIARGTIAAVLGVALTPAAALLALISPSEAEENQCTPFLNKIKQKK from the coding sequence ATGACCAAAACTGGAAAAGTGCTCACGGGCATTGGCGGCGTGATTGTTCTGTTGGTGGTGGCGATGATTGTGTTTGTGATGACTTTCGACTGGAATCGCCTCAAACCAACGATTAACGAAAAAGTGTCCACTGAATTGCAACGACCATTCGCCATTCGTGGCAATTTGGGGGTTGATTGGTCACGAAAAGGCGATGAACCGGGTTGGCGCGGCTGGGTGCCTTGGCCACATATTCATGCAGAAGATCTGGTGTTGGGCAATCCACCGGATTTAGTTAGCGATAAAAAGGCGGGCGATAAAACGGCTTCCGCTGCTTTTCCCTCCGGTGAAATGGTCACCCTAAAACGAGTCGATGCGAGCATCGCGCCGTTAGCCTTACTGGCGAAAGAGGTCTGGATCCCCCGAATTTGGCTAACACAGCCGGATGCTCACTTGTTGCGGCTGGCTGACGGCAAAAATAACTGGACGTTCCATCTGGCCAATAGCCCGACAGAAGGTGAGAACACCGCATCCTCTTGGTCGGTCAATATCGACGATATCGTTTTTGATCGTGGTGAAATTAACCTGAACGATGCCACTTTAAAAGCTGACCTGCACGCTGTGATTGATCCCTTGGGTAAACCTTTGCCATTCGCTGAGGTGACCGGCACGGACAACAAAGAGAAAAAAGGCCAGCAGGCTGCAAATAACGGGCAAAGCAACACGGAAGACTATATTTTCGGTTGGAAGGTTGACGGCAAGTATCAGGGCCAGCCATTGACAGGCAGTGGCAAAATTGGCGGCATGTTATCGATGAGTGATGCAAGCCGGCCATTCCCGTTACAGGCTGATTTACGCTCGGGGTCAACTCGAATCGTGGTGGCCGGTACTTTAACGGATCCGGGCAATTTGGCGGGTTTGGATTTGCAATTGAAATTCTCCGGTGCGAGCTTGGATAACCTCTATCCGCTTATCGGTGTATTACTGCCCGCGACGCCGCCTTACAACACTGATGGCCGCTTAGTCGCGAGTCTTAAGCAAGCGGGTGGCGCAGTTTATCGCTATGAAAACTTTAACGGTAAGATTGGCGACAGCGATATTCACGGTGATTTGACCTATGCCGCCAGCCAACCGCGCCCCAAATTAACCGGAAAAATGTCATCAGAGAAATTACGTTTTGCGGATTTAGCGCCATTGATTGGGGCTGACTCCAATCAGGAAAAAGCGAATCGTGGCGAGCGAAATCGCCAACCGGCTAATAAGGTCTTACCGACGGAAAAGTTTGATACCAAAAGCTGGGACGTCATGGATGCTGATGTGACCTATGCAGCGAAACGCATTGAGCGCGATAAATCATTACCGCTAAGTAATCTGTCGACGCATGTGGTGCTGAATAATGGGGAGCTGTTACTCGATCCATTACGCTTTGGGATGGCAGGGGGCAACTTGAATGCGACGCTACGGTTGAATGGCAACAAGAACCCGATGCAAGGCAAGGTTGATCTCCATGCCCGTAAGCTGCAATTGAAAGAGCTATTGCCAGAGGTCACGGCGATGCGTAACAGCTTGGGGCAACTGAATGGCGATGCGTCCTTTACGGCGAGCGGTAACTCGGTTGCCGCACTACTGGCCACCAGTAATGGCAACCTGCGTTTGCTGCTCAACCAAGGATTGATCAGCCGCAGTTTGATGGAGTTACTGGGTCTGAATGTGGGTAACTATCTGGTGGCGAAGTTGTTTGGTGATGATGAGGTTAAGATTAACTGTGCAGTGGCGGATATTCAGCTGCGTAATGGGCTAGCAACACCACGGCTGTTTGTCATCGATACCGAAAACGCCATTATCAATGTGACGGGCAATATTAACTTCGCGACCGAACGGTTGGATTTATCCATTGATCCGGAGAGTAAAGGGCTGCGTATTCTGACCTTACGCTCCCCGCTCTATGTGAAGGGAACGTTTAAGCAACCAGATGCGGGAGTCAAAGCGGGGCCATTGATCGCCCGAGGCACCATTGCGGCGGTGTTAGGGGTCGCGCTGACGCCAGCGGCGGCATTGCTCGCACTGATTTCCCCCAGCGAAGCTGAAGAGAATCAGTGCACACCATTTTTGAATAAAATAAAGCAGAAAAAATAA
- a CDS encoding sugar kinase: MTSKNIAVIGECMIELSQKGSDLSRGFGGDTLNTAVYVARQVSEQALNVHYVTALGTDSFSEEMLTAWQQEKIHTDLIQRMDNKLPGLYFIETDSTGERTFYYWRNDAAARFWLTSPAADDICQRLEKFDYLYLSGISLAILDSASRQRLLKLLQACRANGGKVIFDNNYRPRLWQSKEETQEAYRDMLACTDIAFLTLDDEDMLWGEKPLEQVIDRTQALGVSEIIIKRGADSCIVWVKDGFEAHQYDVPAVKLPKEKVVDTTAAGDSFSAGYLAVRLTGGSAHDAAVRGHLTASTVIQYRGAIIPLAAMPAV; this comes from the coding sequence ATGACTAGCAAAAATATTGCCGTTATCGGCGAATGCATGATTGAACTGTCACAAAAAGGTTCCGACCTTAGCCGGGGCTTTGGCGGTGATACGCTGAACACAGCGGTGTATGTTGCCCGTCAGGTTTCTGAGCAGGCGCTGAATGTGCACTATGTGACGGCACTAGGTACTGATAGCTTTAGCGAAGAGATGCTGACCGCTTGGCAGCAAGAGAAGATCCATACTGACCTTATCCAGCGTATGGATAATAAGTTGCCAGGGCTATATTTCATCGAAACCGATAGCACTGGCGAGCGCACCTTCTATTACTGGCGTAACGATGCCGCGGCGCGTTTCTGGCTGACCAGTCCAGCGGCAGATGATATCTGCCAACGCTTGGAAAAATTTGATTATCTGTATCTCAGCGGCATCAGTTTGGCGATTCTGGACAGTGCATCACGTCAGCGCTTACTGAAATTGCTGCAAGCCTGCCGAGCAAATGGTGGCAAAGTTATCTTTGATAACAACTATCGCCCACGTCTGTGGCAGAGCAAAGAAGAGACTCAAGAAGCCTACCGTGACATGTTGGCCTGCACGGATATCGCTTTCCTGACACTGGATGATGAAGACATGCTGTGGGGCGAGAAGCCATTAGAGCAGGTGATTGATCGCACTCAAGCATTGGGCGTGAGTGAGATTATTATCAAGCGTGGCGCGGATTCTTGTATCGTCTGGGTAAAAGACGGCTTTGAAGCACACCAATACGATGTTCCGGCGGTCAAATTGCCGAAAGAAAAAGTAGTGGATACCACCGCCGCAGGGGATTCTTTCAGTGCCGGTTATCTGGCGGTTCGCCTGACCGGTGGTAGCGCCCACGATGCAGCCGTGCGTGGCCATTTAACGGCCAGCACAGTGATTCAGTATCGTGGGGCCATCATCCCATTGGCAGCTATGCCTGCGGTCTGA